One window of Electrophorus electricus isolate fEleEle1 chromosome 24, fEleEle1.pri, whole genome shotgun sequence genomic DNA carries:
- the cables2a gene encoding CDK5 and ABL1 enzyme substrate 2 has translation MAAAACGPQDGSSNNTTKAHKEHPRKSRDSRRRKAALLFLNNISLDGRPVYALSNGIPGLRETGHQCPEVGPPVVGSYRAFTQLSPSFIGGTIPSLGTGTCPLAPVPTGLAGHGQGSNEVLSEGGRMDPLSCQGFSLSPTSGPQSPNLIPSKPVVVCSGCNAAPLDLRQRTPNQSGSPGRRVSKKVHFIKNMRQYDTRGSRIVLICSKRSLSAAFSVLPYGESFHISDSKLEAQRQRHSSGGTADTVPVLEGVELGDFGKTVSYARFLQPTNALIRQKSSTPLEANAVQTPVVRNWMSGPKSFTTPRLNSSVGQEAGADELSEYDPNLLSDPKWPCGKHKRVLIFASYVTTVIEYVKPSDLKKDMNEMFKEKFPHIKLTLSKIRSLKREMRAVSEDCGLQPVTIAMAYVYFEKLVLQGRLNKTNRKLVSAVCVLLAAKISSDLKKLEVKQLIDKLEERFRISRRELIPLEFPALVALEMTLYLPDSKVMPHYRRLVQQV, from the exons ATGGCGGCCGCCGCTTGCGGTCCGCAGGACGGCAGCAGTAATAACACAACCAAGGCGCATAAAGAACATCCACGGAAAAGTAGGGATTCACGTCGGAGAAAGGcagcactgttgtttttgaaCAATATCTCTTTAGACGGACGGCCGGTGTACGCTCTCAGCAATGGAATCCCTGGCCTCAGAGAAACCGGGCACCAGTGTCCTGAGGTTGGACCTCCGGTGGTTGGCAGCTACAGAGCCTTCACCCAACTGTCCCCTTCCTTCATCGGTGGGACTATTCCTTCACTGGGGACTGGTACCTGCCCACTGGCCCCGGTACCCACCGGATTAGCGGGGCACGGTCAAGGGTCGAATGAAGTGCTCTCGGAGGGGGGAAGAATGGATCCTTTGTCGTGCCAAGGATTTTCCCTCTCTCCGACCTCTGGACCCCAGAGTCCTAATTTAATCCCCAGTAAACCGGTCGTCGTGTGCTCTGGTTGTAACGCCGCGCCACTGGATCTCCGTCAAAG AACACCTAACCAGTCAGGGTCTCCGGGACGCAGGGTGTCCAAGAAGGTGCACTTCATCAAGAACATGAGGCAGTATGACACTCGAGGCAGCCG GATTGTTCTTATCTGTTCCAAGcggtctctctctgctgctttctctGTCTTGCCCTATGGAGAGAGCTTTCACATCAG TGATTCAAAATTGGAGGCCCAGAGACAGAGGCACTCATCAGGGGGCACAGCTGATACAGTTCCTGTACTGGAGGGTGTGGAGTTAGGGGATTTTGGAAAG ACAGTATCCTATGCCAGATTCCTTCAACCTACCAATGCCCTGATCAGGCAAAAGAGCAGCACGCCCCTGGAAGCGAACGCAGTACAGACGCCTGTGGTCCGAAACTGGATGAGTGGCCCAAAGAGTTTCACCACCCCACGTCTTAACAGCAGTGTTGGCCAAGAGGCTG GGGCGGATGAGTTGTCAGAGTATGACCCCAACCTACTAAGTGACCCGAAGTGGCCTTGTGGAAAACACAAGAGGGTCTTAATCTTTGCATCCTATGTG ACCACAGTTATTGAATATGTAAAACCATCTGACCTGAAGAAAGACATGAATGAGATGTTTAAGGAAAAGTTTCCCCACATTAAGTTGACCTTGAGCAAGATTAGAAG TTTGAAAAGGGAGATGCGTGCAGTGAGCGAGGACTGTGGCCTACAGCCAGTTACCATAGCGATGGCATATGTGTACTTTGAGAAGCTGGTGCTGCAGGGTCGACTGAATAAGACCAACAGAAAACTTGTGTCTGCAGTCTGTGTACTGTTGGCTGCCAAGATCAGCAGTGATTTGAAGAAGTTGGAAGTCAAGCAACTGATTGAT AAGCTAGAGGAGCGCTTTCGAATAAGTCGGCGGGAGCTGATTCCTCTGGAGTTCCCCGCGCTGGTTGCGTTGGAGATGACCCTTTACCTGCCAGACAGCAAGGTCATGCCCCACTATCGCAGGCTGGTGCAGCAGGTCTAG